A genomic segment from Paenibacillus sp. FSL K6-1096 encodes:
- a CDS encoding GNAT family N-acetyltransferase produces MLHSDIIKLRATALEDLDFVLSAEGNELNRRFVGQWSREQHAAALADEDIRHLIVEGPAQERVGYVILTGIQDPNLTVCIQRLVIQTKGCGYGTLTLKLLIHWAFAHTDTHRLWLDVKDHNVRAQHVYAKAGFELEGTLRECLRTEEGFESIQIMSILRHELRTDDSLCQPDR; encoded by the coding sequence ATGCTGCATTCAGACATTATAAAGTTACGGGCAACGGCACTGGAAGATCTCGACTTTGTCCTGTCTGCCGAAGGGAACGAGCTAAACCGCAGGTTCGTTGGACAGTGGAGCAGGGAGCAGCACGCTGCAGCCTTGGCGGACGAAGATATCAGGCATCTCATTGTCGAGGGTCCGGCGCAGGAACGGGTGGGGTACGTAATCCTCACGGGAATTCAGGACCCGAACCTCACAGTCTGCATCCAACGCCTTGTCATTCAGACCAAGGGCTGCGGCTATGGAACATTAACACTGAAGCTGCTGATCCATTGGGCATTCGCCCATACGGACACTCACCGGCTGTGGCTAGACGTTAAAGACCACAATGTCAGAGCACAACATGTCTACGCCAAAGCCGGCTTCGAGCTGGAAGGTACCCTGCGCGAATGCCTGCGGACGGAGGAGGGATTCGAGTCCATCCAGATCATGTCCATCCTGCGCCATGAATTACGTACGGATGACTCTCTCTGCCAGCCTGACAGATAG